Genomic segment of Vanacampus margaritifer isolate UIUO_Vmar chromosome 13, RoL_Vmar_1.0, whole genome shotgun sequence:
CGCAAGGTTCGGACCAGGATGGCGGCAGCGCGCTGGTCTTCATCGACGTGGAGAACATCAACACGGTGGGCAACGTTGCGCTCGGGCCGGGCTCACGCCGCGATGCCGCCCACTCACGTCAGTTTTTTGTCCGTCTGCGGCATCGCAGAGCGAAGCGGGCGTGCGCGAGTTCCACATCGTTCAAGTTTCCAGCAGCAGCCGACACTGGAGCCTCAGCAAGTGCATCAACCCGGCCAAGGACAAAGGTACGGACTCGACGCGCAGTCCGACACCAGCCGCTACAACCACAGTTGGCGTCCACTAGTGCTGGCGCTAACCAAGATTTTTAGAATTggttaatctatcgattattcaaccACTTAATTGTCTAAGTACTTTTGcaaaagcttttttccccctgattactgtttgtGTGTTCCAAAGTCAAAACCGaattttgcaaatgtcttattttgatcaaACGTAGAAGATAATCGGTCTTCTTTACTGTATTGatggactacagaaatcaagtgttgatatgctgaaatcagaggttttggacaattttaaattcaaattcaataggAAGACCATCCAGCCCCGAGTATTTTCCACCACTGTACTGGATTCAAGGAAATAAATTGCTTTCACATTTCATCtcatggctccaaacgattactcgattatttaGATAGCTgtcgattcatttgataatcaattacttgtcgattaatcgattcattttgacagctctacagtGCATTTTTCTCCTCTTTCGCCGACTTGATCGACATGTCGGGCAGTTTTGTGTcgtttaaatctttttttgttttgtttttacccccTCAGACTGCAAAGTGAGCAGCAGAGAACGAGCCAAGCTTTGTTTTCGAGCCACGCCGTGCAAACCTCGGCAAGGTGCGTGCTCGCGTACGTGCTCGCGTACGTGCATTGTGGACAACACGCTTCAGTCGTTGAGCCTTTCTTGTGTTTGCGTTTGAAGCGATGTCGGACGACGGCGAGATGTTCACTTTTGCCGACGTCAACCTGGGCAACGAGCGGGTATGCGCGCATATTTAAACTTTGAACAAAAGTCATTAGCTCAATGCTAATGTCGACTAtaatgcaaaacgccatagacGAGCTAATGAATTTAGCATCAAAGTTATCCTCCGAACAGGCGTGAAGCAGATTCAAGCGCATCATATTTTTATAGATCGTCAGTTCGGCCACGCCATGCGGCGACTTCTTCTTCCGATGCCGCCGGACGTCCGAATCTCGGCGTGCCGACGTGGGGTCGTCGGGGTCAAGGACGCCATCCGGCGGCAGGAACCCGAGCCAGGACGCGAGGAAGGACCTGCTTCACGTGGCCGACGAGTGCGAACGGCTCGACCTCAACATCATCGTCATCTGGAAGGTCAACTTGAGTCTTCATCAACGTTTGTGCGATCATGAATGTGTTTGTGTACGTGACACTGTGCGAGTGTGCACATGCCAAGTTTGCTCCCCAAAATccgttctatttgaaatactaccgtgctcccaaagacgtatttatactttttatttttttttatgttcgagcatacagaaggcttttgatgcggcaatggtagttattacaaaacacggccagcaggtggcagcagagtataagagatcaaccagtcgGGAGCGaaaagggttgcttcagtcaaaatgactgccagtcaatgagttaatacaaatttttgagtcgtttaaatttatagattcgcacctattttaaattttgaaataactaatttaatcaattttgtttcattcaaaaggaacttgcataatttttgtgtttcaaagaattttatttgtcttaacattttttacatttttatgttcaataccaatacaagtactcaacttttgagtagtcacagataccgatACTAAGTACCAGTGACAAAAAACCCCAATGATAGCTAATTTTAGAGAAAGACCGCCTGTACATACCAGAATAGCACTTTTACTTCtgtgttgtttgtgtgcgtgcgcgtgtgcgtgtgcgtgtgcgtgtgcaggcGTACGTGGTGGAGGACAACAAGCAGCTGATCCTGGAAGGTCAACTCCACGTGGCGCTGCAGACGGTCGGCAAGGAGGCCACTTCGCTTGCGGCCAAGCAGGTGGCCGCGTCTTTCGGACCCGCTTTCATATTATGACCGGCTGCCTTTCAAAAGGAACTTTCTTGACATCCAAGCTTTTTGACGTGACGCGTCCGCTTGTCTCTGTCAGGAAGATCAGGAGATGGTTCTGCTCAAGTTCAAATCGGATCCGCCTCCTCCCGCCACGCTGCCGTCCGCGCAACTGTCACGCCTCGTCAAGAGCCACCTGCACTACGCGGAGACACACGCGCACGACTTCACGCACGACAGGTcgcgcgcacgcgcgcacgcacgcacacgatGAGGACAAACGCGGTgcggaaagtttttttttttttctctccgtaGAGTTTGCGTGGTTCCGGTTGGTCTGGTTTTGTCCAACTGCTGCAGGACCGACGTGGACGTCAGCGTAGACCTTAGGCATAAAACCAGCAGGTGAGTTTTAGGGCTCATTAATTGATTCAATTTGTATtcacaaaaattcatttggatttatttgggatttttttttcgattcacttcaatctgttattgattaattataCAACTTCAAGCCCTCTTAAGTATTAAGgatatgataaaaactccacaaacattaaattttgcagaggaaggatgagatgaaaatattttcataattctaattcaataattgtaaatataatattaatttaaaaagattcagaattgtcttaatgtcaggttcagtcaacctaaaacatttaataaacatcagacaaagaaggaaggaagacaagagacttggATTCTttggacagagatgtgcacagattacaaCCTCCTGCCGCCTCTGCCGGCCGGGCCCTCTCTTTTGATTGGGTAGTCACTAGTTACATAgccgttgctgctctaaagggagggggaacacacagcagcaaccgTCACGGATATCAGTCATtgtgcagataataatacagaAGGTTTCAACAGTTGATCCGCAAAGTGTTTCAGccgctatcttgtgataaggcGCACTTCCTGTTTTGCATCACCAGGCTCTGCTCTCGTCGCAGAGAACTCCAACTCGCATGATTTAAAACAAggtttgcaatactataagagtaaatatgggataactcaTGTACGTTTATTCTAACCAAgtacaataagtcaggtctttcataaatgtaagaaaatacttttaaattcatttgaacagtgAATGTCAAAAcggtaaaatacaaaaaaaaacctcagcctttaaaattcaattttcttatAAAAATATGGGAAAAagtgatattaaaataatcgatatcaggctcacAAGGGAAAATCGATGTGAtattgattagattttttttcaacccagCCCTCGTGATTTTGAGTCAACGCTGGGCATCGGCTCTTTGCctgctcaccttttttttttttttttttttttcagttcggAGTCGAGCGAGTTTGCGTGCAGCTTCACGTGGGTGGGCCAGACCGGCTACCGTCTGGCGCTTTGTCCTCATCAGACGCGTCGTCTCCAGCTGCGAGCCTGCTTCCTCGGACCCGGCGTCTACAACATGAACACGCACGCCGTTTGCGCCGCGCTCGCCCCGCCTCGCCACGGCCAAGCCCAGGCGGAGGTCGAGCAGCACGGCGCCGGGCCGGCGCTCATCGTCATCACCGACAGCAGCCAATGACATCGCCGcaagaaaaaagtcaagaaGAAGTGGCCGCTTCCTGGATGCTCGTCAGGAACTTCTTTGCTTTGCCACAAATGTtcacgcgtgcgtgcgtgcgtgcgagcggcATCAGAAGTCCGATCAGGACTCGTCCAGGTACGGAGCGACGtcctgcatttttttgggggggggggcaagaaaATGCGACTGCAGCATGTCTTACGTGTTTGACACTCCCAAACGAGCCTCCCCTCCCCCCTCACGGATCCCGCAGCAGTCACGTGATctgggttttgtttttaaaagtcccCCACAACCTTGTGTGTTTCTGGTGTATTATATTCTATTTCTAACATATCATGTACATAGAAAATAAACCTCAACTAATTCTCCACTGGCGGTTGTCAACATtcaattctgtctttttttcctcaacttTAGGCCAAAAATGAAACTTGTCGGCATGATGTTGAAATCCAATTCATGGTGGAATCATCCGGAAAATCCCAGCAAGATGGAGAATAACGTAGAAACTGCTTTGATTCTTTCATTTTGATAAGCTAAAATCCAAGATGGCGCACGTGTTCAAACCTTTTCTGCTGCTGAACAAATTAGATAATGCTGCCTGCTACATGAATATGCAAAACACCACAAACTCCGCCCATCTATTTTGTCTCTCGCTTCGGCAGGCCAAATAAGCTTAGTTAGCGGAAACTCACGATAAAACTGAAATTGAATAAAcaagaccaatttttttttttaactgaaactacTAAAACGAGTGGTAATTTAATGCACGAGcatttggggatgattttaagtgTTGCGCAATGACTGATCTTGACTTGAAATGTGAAAAGTTTCACTTCCTGCAGAATTAATCCACTTTTGCTTTTAGAGAAACTAATTTGTTCAGGGCCAATAAATTGTTAGTGAAGTCGGCCAGTATTCACTTGCATCAAGTGGAAAAgattggtgtcaaaattaaatacCAACGATTGTTAAAATGATTCTTAActgcaaaatgtaaattttttttgccCCTCCAGGCATCTTCCCCTGGTCAGCAACGCATCttaagttaaatgaaaatttaaacACGAGCTCCATATTTTCCACAgtaaataattttgaatatctggaatgttcaattttttttttttacttatcttgGTTTTCATTTCCAAGGGTGCAAATTTCCCAGGGTCAGCAACAAGATAGAAATTGTTTGGCACGCCAATTTACATTCAAGTATGTTTGCTCAAaccggatttaaaaaaataaataaataaaagtagtgTTAAATAACAAGTGGCAACtgctttcaattttttttttttttattgtaatcagATTACGTCACTTGAGCGGGAAGGGACAAATGTGATGTATGGACGGCTCGGGCTTTCTCAGCTTGTCCTTACAGACGCAAGCTTCCGGACTTTGGTGGAACAGCGGCTTGCAAACGGCTTGCGGCTCACCGGTCGGGTGGGGGCCCGCAATCTGTGGACAACAAAGGAACGATGAGGCACTCCGTGTGAAAGTAGCTGCCTTGCTTTGTGTGACTTGCCTTAGGTGGGTACATTTCGCAGTCAAGTGTCCCAAGTTGTTGGTGCGAGTTGTAATAGGACGTTTGGCAATAGACGTGATGCTTCGAAGAAAAACAGCAGCAGGTTAGGAGTGCATTCAGTCACTTTGCagcttcaagaaaaaaataaaaaatattcaagagtGCGACACAAatctacacttaaaaaaaaaataatgaatgttgATGTTACAGCTCTGTCCGGGCAGAGAGGCGAGCAGGCCACAATAGCATTCCTGGCTCCGGTGGGACACGACGTCTCCACCAGGGCGAAGCTCAGCTGGGCGATGGCGCCGATCCTCACGTCATCCTAACAAAAGAGGAGGagttaaataaaaagcagaaaaaagaaaaacctcaaCTCACCCTGATTGTAACATGAGCCACTTCCATCAGGGTGAAGTAATTGTGATGTTTGCTCTCCCGGTTGAACTTGACAACAGCGTAGTGCGCCGCCTTGACGACGGTGGGCTCGTCCAGGGGCAACAAGCGGGGGCAGGCGGGACAAGTCGTCAAAAGCTCCTCATTGGTAAGTTCTGCACACACGTACCGTCTTCCCATCAGCGCAAAAACACTCAGAAGCCAGTTGAGAAAAATATTTGGGGGATCAACCACAAAGTGTGTGTGACGACCTGGTCGGGTGGTGCATTCGTATTTGGTGATTTTGGCCACGCCCCACATCACCCAGAATTCAACACTGCAGGTGGCCACTGCGCcctggaaaacaaaaaacacaattagaATATCAGAAGCAGCTGTGGGGTCCGAAAGAATATTCACCCGTTCGTCGAGCCGCCACAGCTGACATTCGTTGGCAGGTTTGGGGTTGCTGAAGTGACATTTGGTCTGCACAAGCTTCACGTTCACGTCGATGTGGCAACCGCCGGAAAACTGAAAGACAAAAAGTTGAGGGTGTTAAGACACTTTTCACCATCAACATGCGCCTCATGAGACGCTCCTTAAGGATGCAGTTTGTGCCACATGTTCCCACTAACCATGCTAGGTGGCTAAATGTTAGTATTgcgacaacaaaaaacattgtcaatATGTGTTGGCATTtgaaataagtattttttttaaacaacaaatgaaTGTTGTTTTACCAGTAAAGGATACAAACAATCATCATGCTAAGCGCTAACCTGTTGGTAACTGCTGCTCTGGACCTCTTGCAGCCTGAACTTGAACCCGTGCTTGTGCCTCCCGTTGATGTGCCGCACGGCCATGCCAGCCGCCGCCTTCACGCTGTCCTCGCCGCACGTCACCGTTTGGGTCGCCACAAAGCCTGGCAGAGCCGCCGCGCACCAGAGCAGAACCGCAAATAGGTGAGTCGCCATCATGACAAACGATCGAGAAGCGCAAGCAACGCACGGCAGTCGTAAAGGACAAACTGCTCGCAAGCACTTTAAGGAGGctgacgaccaatcacagaggaGGACAAATGCCTGACACCTGTGTGCTCAATTAGCACACAGGTGTGGTGGGCGGGTCTTCAATCAATCACCATGGTGACGACTCATTGGCTCAGCTGAGtgttgggaaagaaaaaaaatacaagttgaTTGTTTTAGGAAAACGTTATAttatacggaagcgtattgcatttacTTGAGAAAAAAAGCTATTGTTTTCtcgtaataatttttttgggggggagctttgttttttatttttggtgtgaattttttcttttcagttttattgagtttttttaatgaccaaaaaaatatcCAGGAGAAAATATCCAATAACATAgaataatgaaaagaaaatacacacaataaaaacaagagGTATTTTTtgtcaagtgaatgcaatacatttCCGTACAAAGCGACGAATGGGTTAGGAAATAAAGTGCTGCCCTGCCAGTTCTATCAATAGGGGGCGTTAATGCGCATTTTGCCGGCAGTCCGCGGAGAAAGCCGAAACAGCACGACGAAGAAGAAAAGCtcaacaaagaagaagaaata
This window contains:
- the LOC144062421 gene encoding antihemorrhagic factor cHLP-B-like isoform X2; the encoded protein is MMATHLFAVLLWCAAALPGFVATQTVTCGEDSVKAAAGMAVRHINGRHKHGFKFRLQEVQSSSYQQFSGGCHIDVNVKLVQTKCHFSNPKPANECQLWRLDERGAVATCSVEFWVMWGVAKITKYECTTRPELTNEELLTTCPACPRLLPLDEPTVVKAAHYAVVKFNRESKHHNYFTLMEVAHVTIRHHVYCQTSYYNSHQQLGTLDCEMYPPKIAGPHPTGEPQAVCKPLFHQSPEACVCKDKLRKPEPSIHHICPFPLK
- the LOC144062421 gene encoding antihemorrhagic factor cHLP-B-like isoform X1; translated protein: MMATHLFAVLLWCAAALPGFVATQTVTCGEDSVKAAAGMAVRHINGRHKHGFKFRLQEVQSSSYQQFSGGCHIDVNVKLVQTKCHFSNPKPANECQLWRLDERGAVATCSVEFWVMWGVAKITKYECTTRPELTNEELLTTCPACPRLLPLDEPTVVKAAHYAVVKFNRESKHHNYFTLMEVAHVTIRDDVRIGAIAQLSFALVETSCPTGARNAIVACSPLCPDRAHHVYCQTSYYNSHQQLGTLDCEMYPPKIAGPHPTGEPQAVCKPLFHQSPEACVCKDKLRKPEPSIHHICPFPLK